Genomic segment of Staphylococcus muscae:
CGCTCAACTTTACCACCTAAAAGTTTTGTTGTTAACTGCATACCGTAACAAATACCCAATACAGGTACACCTAAGTCATAAATTGCTGGATCAATTGTGAACGCATCATCTTCATAAACAGAGTTCGGTCCACCTGATAAAATGATCCCTTTTGGATTCATCTTTTTAATCTCATCTAATGAAATCTCATGATCATGCAGTTCGCTGTACACGCCCATTTCACGAATACGACGTGTAATCAGCTGATTGTATTGACTACCAAAATCGAGGACAAGAATCAATTCTTGTTCTTTTGCCATTTCCATACTGTTGTACTCCTTTAATCTTAGAATGAGTAGTTAGGTGATTCTTTAGTGATTTGAACATCGTGTGGATGACTTTCTGCTAAGCCTGCCGCACTCATTTTTGTGAATTGTGCTTCATCACGTAATTGTTGTAAGTTGTGTGATCCTGTATAACCCATACCGCTCTTCACACCACCAATTAATTGGTAAATTGTTTCTTGTAATGGCCCTTTATAGTCGATACGACCTTCTACACCTTCTGGAACATATTTTTTAGGTGTTTTGTCTTCTTGGAAATAACGATCGTTAGAACCGCTTGCCATTGCACCTAATGAACCCATACCACGATATACTTTGTATTGACGACCTTGGAACATTTCAACTTCTCCAGGGCTTTCTTTTGTACCTGCTAATAAGCTACCAAGCATAACCGCATGTCCACCTGCTGCAAGTGCTTTAACGATGTCACCTGAGAATTTAATACCACCATCTGCAATAATCGCTTTACCGTGTTTACGTGCTTCTGTTGCACAGTCATAAACTGCTGTAATTTGTGGTACACCGACACCTGCAACGACGCGTGTTGTACAGATTGAACCTGGTCCAATACCGACTTTAACAACATCTGCCCCCGCTTCGAACAAAGCATTTGTACCTGAAGCTGTTGCAACGTTACCTGCAATAACCGTAATTTCTGGGTATGTTTCTTTGATGAATTTCACTTGATCGATGACACCTTGTGAGTGGCCGTGTGCTGTATCGATAACAAGTGCATCAACGCCTGCTTCTACAAGTTTTTTGGCACGAATTGCTGTGTCTTTGGCAATACCGATTGCTGCTGCAACGAGTAGACGACCGTGTTCATCTTTAGCTGAGTAAGGATACTCATGTACTTTTTCAATATCTTTAATTGTGATAAGCCCTTCTAAAACGCCATCTTTAATTAATGGTAGCTTTTCAATACGGTGTGATTGAAGGATTTTTTCCGCTTCTTCTAGCGTCGTTCCAACTGGAGCTGTAATCAAGTCTTCTTTCGTCATGACGTCTGAAATTTTAATCGAGAAGTCTTCGATAAATCTCAAGTCACGATTTGTAAGGATACCGACAAGTTTACGTGTCTCTTTGTTGTCAACAATTGGCACACCTGAAATACGGTATTTGCCCATCAACGCTTCTGCTTCGTACACACTTTCTTCAGGAGTTAAGTAAAATGGATCTGTGATGACGCCATTTTCTGAACGTTTTACTTTTTGTACTTCGTCTGCTTGATCTTCAATGCTCATATTTTTATGAATGACGCCGAGACCACCTTGACGTGCCATTGCGATCGCCATTTTTGATTCTGTTACTGTATCCATACCTGCTGATACAATCGGAATGTTCAACTTAATTTTATCCGATAATGATACACTTAAATCTACCTCTTTTGGTAATACATTTGATTCAGCTGGAATAAGCAATACATCATCAAACGTTAGCGCTTCTTTAACAAACTTGTTTTCCCACATTTCTATACAGCCTCCATTCAAAATGATTAGTTATATTATTTCACATTTTCTTGATTTTGTTGATAGTTTAGACCATTAAAAAATAAATTTAATACAATTGCTGAAATCGTACCTAACACAATCCCATTTTGCGTTAGCCAAGAAAACTGATCACCCAATCCTTGAAACGCTTCAGGCACTGCAGTAATCCCTGCACCGAGACCAACTGACACAGCAATAATAATTAAGTTGTTTTGATTCTTGAAGTTAATGTCGTTCAATATGCGCATACCGTATGCCATTACCATACCGAACATCGCAAGCATTGCACCACCTAATACCGATAGTGGAATCATATTTGCCAACGCACCTAACTTAGGAATACATCCGCAAATGATCAGTAAAATAACCATTCCGTAGATGACGTCGTTCTTTTTCGCACCTGACAGTGATACAAGTCCAACGTTCTGAGAATAAGCTGTATAAGGGAAAGCATTGAAAATAGATCCTAGCGTAATGGCGATCCCTTCTGCCATGTAACCTTTGCGGAAGTCTTTGCGCATTAATGTCTTACCCGTAATCTCGCTCAATGCATGATAAACACCTGTTGATTCAATTAAGCTGATCAATGCTACTATGAAAAATACGACGGTTGCACCAAAGTCAAAAGCAAACCCTGTAAATCGGAATGGTCTCGGCAATTCAAACCAGTGTGCTGACGCAACTTGTCCTGCATCAATCACCCCTAAAAAACTTGCAAAAATTGTACCAATCATAAGACCAAGCAAAATTGCAATAGACTTCAAAAAACCTTGTGCAAAACGTTGCAGTAACAAAATAATAATCAGTGTCGCACCACCTAATAAAAGATGCTTGGGATCTCCGTAATCTTTCGCACCTTGTCCCCCTGCGAGATAATTCATCGCAACCGGCATAAGTGTAATCCCAATAATTGTTACAACACTACCTGTTACAACAGGCGGGAACAACTTAACAAGAGAAGCAAAAAATGGTGCGATGATGATCACAAGTAACCCAGATAAGAAAAGTGAGCCATACAAGACATCTATCCCTTTCGTCTGTCCGATTAAAATCATTGGTGCGACCGCAGTAAACGTACATCCTAAGACGACCGGCAATCCAATACCAATGCCTTTATAGACTTGTAAAAAGGTTGCAATACCACACATAAATATATCGACTGTGACAAGATAAGCCGTCTGTTCAGCAGTAAAGTCAAGACTTGTTGCAACAATAATAGGAACTAAAATAGCGCCGGCATACATGGCTAATAGATGCTGTAAACTCAACAAGAATCGTTTAATCATTGTCGTCTCCTAACAATGTGACTTTATTACCTTTTAACGATGCCACTTGGCAAAGCGAAGAAACGTTCAAGCTTGCTTCTTCCAAACGTGCACGCCCTGGTTGGAAACTCTTCTCTACCAAGATGCCAATACCAACTGTTTCCGCACCTGCTTGCTGTGCCAAACGATGTAATCCAAGCGCTGCCTCACCGTTTGCAAGAAAGTCATCAATAATCAACACTTTATCTTGATCTGACAAAAACTCTGTTGACACGATGACACGGTTCGTATTGTTTTTCGTAAATGAGTGAACATCTGTCTGATAATGCCCTTCATTCAACGTATTCGGCTTTGCTTTTTTAGCAAATAAACAAGGCACATTAAAACGATGTGCAACCATAATGGCAGGTGCAATTCCTGATGCTTCAATCGTTAAAACCTTTGTCACACCTTGATCTCCAAACTGTGAATGGAACACTTCACCAATCTCATACATTAAACCCGCATCAATCTGATGATTCAAGAAACCATCCACCTTTAATATTGATTCGTCAATAACTACACCGTCTTCGATGACTTTTCTCTTTAATGCGTCCAAAACGACTCCTCCTAGATACTTCAAGATATAAAAAAACCCCAAAACTAAAGAATATCGTTTCAGGTGTTGAGTAATCGTCATACAATTGTAAAGTGACGCTCAGTTGCTAGTCTCTTTGCTATTCATTGTGTGATGTCTACCATATCAACCAAACACAATAAATAGAACCTAACAAAAGCTGCGTATTACAGATGCCGTCATTACTCATAGTCACATCGTTTAGGGCGACGTGGTAGAAACTTCTAAAGCCATATTCTTCAGATTATATGAGTCTATATAAATTATTAACTGATGATAGCAAATTTAACGTTTTTTCGCAATACTCGTCTGAAAAACAAGCGTTTTTTCAAATATCAACACTACTTTACAAAAGTGATATGTTAATCGCATAATAATAATGTATGCGTTTAACTTTTAATTTAAAGGGTAAGTGACAAAATAAGTAACGATTAATCGGAGGGGATTTACTATGACTCATTTTAAAGTAGTAAAAACAGAAGATGACGCAATCCAAGCGGTAGATGCATTATTACGTGATGGCTACAAGGAACACGAAATTACAATTATTAGCAAAGATCGATTGTCAACAGACCGATTTAACGATTCAGAAGTTAAACAAACACCAACAGCTGGTACGATCAGTGATAAATTCATGCGCTTTTTCATTGGGGAAGATCCTGAAGAAGCTGCATTCACACGTTTCAAGCTTCCAGACAATGAAAAAGAACAGCTTAAGCAAGCCGTACTTGATGGTGAAATTGTTATCCTTGTGAAACACTTTGAATCTGGCAACCACAGCGAAGTAACACAAACAAATAGTTCATACGACACACAAGACTTCAAACATCATCCATCTGAACATAAAGGCAATATTGAATAATATAGAAATATCTAACACTCGAGCAGCACACCTTGCTTGAGTGTTTTTTACGTGGAGTACCGAATTCGCATTATGCTATACTAAAGCCATTACAAAGAGGTGATAGACGATGGATTTTATTCAAATCAAATCAACGCAAGATCAATGGTATCAACCGGCACTAGACTTTTACTTAGGGAGATTAGATACGCTTGTCACTGAAGATGAGTCGGTTTTCGTCCAATCGCTCAAAACAGAAAAGACGAAAAATGATTATGTTTTTTTAGTCGGTGTTGAAGATGACCGTGTTGTCAGCTTTGCTACTGCGCATTATGAAGCAACGACAAATGCGGGATTCATTATCTACTTACTTGCCGAACAGGGTACACATCATGAAGCTTATCTAGAAGAGACACTCAATCAAACTGAAATCCACATCAATGCATTGGCACAACAATTACATGGTCGAGACGTGAACTTCTTCATGTTCGAGTCGACGTTCGAATCACCAGATGTCGATTCGAAGACGGCAGATGATATCGCATTTCGCAGACGTTTCTTAACACAAAACGGTTTTGAAAAGCAAACAAAGATTTCATATATACAGCCTTCGCTTGATCGCAATGGAAAACCTGTACCATTAGATTTATATATCAAAGCAAATATTCCTTTGACGAAAGACATCTATGGTGCCAGCATCAAGTCTTGTTATATTCTCAAATATGTCTTTGCAAATAGACTGCCACGCAGAGTCATTTATCCATTGCTCGTCAAAATGGATTTACGTAAAGAACCGAATGCATAAGCCCTTGAAATCAATCGGTAAAGTCGCTACAATGAAAGAGAAGTAAGACTGACGGGTCACTGAACGAACACTGACAACCGTCTAAATTGTAGGAGAAAGGATCCGGTTATATGCTAACAAAAGAATTCGCACAAAAATCTGGCTTAAGCGAAAAGCAAGTCCGCAAAATTGTTCAGCATCTCGAAGAACGTGGTTACCATTTAGATAAAACAGAATATCGCGGGCGTGAAGCGACAGACTTCAAAGAAGAAGATGTTGAACTCTTCCAAGAGATTGCAGAACGCGTTGGGCAAACTAACAGTTACGAACTTGCATTTGAAGAACTCGAGAAAGAAAAAGACTTCTTACAAGTTATTGTGAAGGAAGATACACAACAACTTCCTGCTGATCAACAACTCTCTAACTTATTCAAAGAGTTGCACAATGAAATCAATCAAATGCGAGAAGAACGTCAAATACTTGGGCAAATGGTGACACAAGTACACAAACAACAAGAGGCACTTACTGAGTTACATAACAAGTTAGAAACACAACTAAAGTCAAACAGTGCATCTATGGAGTCTCTCACTGAAGCACAAAAACAACAAACTGAACAACTCAGTACAACACAAAAGCACTTAGAGACACAAATCGAAGGACAAAAAGCATTAGCACACACAATTGAACGCAATGAGAAAAAAGGTTTTCTCCAACGATTATTCGGCGGTTAAAACACAATTTCTATGCAAGTCAACCACTTGTCTTACAATTAAATAACATGCTAGGGGTGCTCGAAGTGAGCTGAGAAAGACGGACTCTTAACTCTTTGAACCTGATATGGTTAATGCCATCGAAGGGAAGCAATTACATGTCATGCGTATCATGATAGTCATGCAACGTTAAAGCATGCGTCACATACGACTCAATTTCAATCATACATGTCAACTTCCTGCACCCTCACATGCAGGAGGTTTTTTTATGTTACAAACAGTTATTATTGGTGGCGGCGTGATGGGATTGTCCATTGCACGTCAACTCAATGCGCAAGGTCGTCACATACATATCATTGATCGCTCGACACCCCGTATGAATGCATCTTATGCAGCAGGTGGGATGTTAGGTGCACAGAATGAATTTTTTGAAGATACACCTTTATATCGTCTTGCAATGGCAAGTCGTGCGATGATGCCAGATATTGCACAACAACTCTTAATGGAGACAGATATCGATATTGAACTGCAAACATATGGGCTGATTAAGGTAGCAACTACCGCACAACATGTCCCAGCAGTTAAGAAACAATTTGAATTTCTCTCTCAGCAAGACCATAAGATTTATGAATTATCACGCCATCAATTACGTGCACGCTTCCCCCACTGTAACATTGACGATTGCGCAGCATTCAAAATACATGACGACGGTCAAATCAATGCCAACTTATATACACAAGCGTTACTGCAATCCGTCTCCAATCTTTTGCATATTGATCTTCACATACAGACGGAAGTATTACAGATTATGGAACATGCATCGCATTATCGAGTAACAACTTCTAAAGGCGATGTATATGCAGACGAATTAATCATCGCTGCTGGTGCTTGGAGTGGTGCATTGTTACAGCAACTTGGGATGAATCTTCCGACACAACCGGTCAAAGGCGATGTGAAGTTAATTGAATCGTCTTATTCACAACTAAAAGAAACTATTTTTAATATGAACGGTTGTTATATTGTGCCAAAGAAACCCAATCGTTTTCTTATCGGTGCGACATCAGAACTCGACAATTGGAGTACACAAAATAAAGCTGAAAATCTCCAGTGGTTAGATGCAGAAAGTCAATCTATGATACCTGACCTATGTGAACATCGCGTGATTAAGACTTGGACTGGCATCCGACCGATCACTCCAGATGGCGTTCCGATTATGGGTGCCCTTCGTGATAATCTCTATATCTCAACTGGGCATTATCGAAACGGTATTCTACTCTCGCCTATTGTCGGTCAACTGATGGCACAATTAGTTGATGGAAGAACTAGTGCAGCACAACAATTAAAACCTTTCTCACCTATAAAATGAGAAAATTCGTATGTAGGGGTTGATTTTAAATGGACTTGCAATTATTCTTATAATACAAGTCGGAATTAAAGGAAGCGTCTAAATGTCTATATTTCTCATTATACTTAACTTATTAATTTTTGCTGGATTCCTTATCGGTCTATGGGTCATGGCAAAGAAACACGTCAAGTTCCCTACACGTGTCTTTGTTGCACTCGGTCTCGGTATCTTACTCGGAATCATTGTACAGCTTCTTTACGGTGCAGACAGCAAAATTACAACACAAACAACAGAATGGATCGGTATCATTGGGAATGGATATATCTCCCTCTTAAAAATGATCGTCATTCCGCTCGTTTTCATTTCAATTATTGCGGCATTTACGAAGATTGATCTTGGTGAGAAGTTCGCCAAAATGGGCGGCTACATTTTTATGTTTTTAATCGGTACTGTTGCCATTTCAGCCATCGTTGGTATTGCCTATGCAATGCTATTCGGTCTCGATGCATCAACAATTGATCTAGGTCAAGCTGAAAACGCACGTAGTTCAGAAATTACGCAAACAGCGAAAGACCTAACAGCAACAACATTGCCAGCACAAATTCTAGAACTACTCCCTGCAAACCCATTCTTAGACTTTACAGGGGCACGTGCAACATCAACTATTGCTGTCGTTATCTTTGCAGCATTTCTAGGGTTTGCTTATTTACGTGTTGCACGCAAACAGCCTGAAAATGGTCATGTATTAAAACGTGGTATTGATGCAGTGTATTCACTTATTATGGCCGTTGTGACATTCGTATTGCGCTTAACACCTTATGGTATCTTAGCCATTATGTTAAACACATTAGCGACAAGTGACTTTGCAGCGATTTGGACACTCGGTAAGTTTGTCATCGCATCTTATGCAGCGTTACTCACAATGTATATCATCCATTTATTAATTTTATTAGTGCTAGGTGTCAATCCAATCCAATATGTGAAGAAGACAACAGAAGTAATGATGTTCGCCTTCACATCACGTTCAAGCGCAGGGGCGTTACCACTTAACATTCAAACGCAAACAAATCGTTTAGGTGTCCCACAAGCCATCGCCAACTTCTCAGGTTCTTTCGGTCTGTCTATCGGCCAAAACGGTTGTGCGGGTATTTACCCTGCCATGCTTGCAATCATGGTCGCACCTGTTGCTGGCGTTGATATCGACCTACAATTCATTGCAACACTTATTATTGTTGTTATCATTAGTTCATTCGGTGTTGCCGGTGTCGGTGGCGGTGCAACATTTGCATCTATTCTCGTCCTTTCTGCACTAAACTTACCAGTCGGCCTTGCCGGTGTCTTGATTTCAGTAGAACCATTAATTGATATGGGACGTACTGCATTGAATGTGAATGATTCAATGTTAGCCGGAACAGGCACTGCTAAGTTAACAAAACAATTAGATGAAGATGTCTTTAATGACAATCAATATGACGAACTGACAACAAATCATTAATCAAAAAATACCACGTACAACACATCGTACGTGGTATTTTTAATGCTATTTCTTATTAAATCCCGCTTCTTGAAGCCAGTCTTTCATCTCTAAACGCTGCTTACTACTCATGAAGTTCGCCACTTGTTCTGACCACGTTTCTGTACGTCGTCCGTCCGTTCTTTCTGCATAATAATCAGATACCGTTTCATCATATGTTGCCAATTGTTGACGTGCCATATCACGATCATTATCATACGTATCAACGTGAAAGACATGTTCAAACGGCAACCGTGGCTTCGGCGTCCCATTCTCATCTTCAGATGGTACGCCAATCGCCATACCGAAGATTGGGAAGGTATACTCAGGTAAGTCTAAAATCTCACGCACACGTGTGACATCATTGCGCAATGAACCTAGATAAACAATTCCATACCCCATATCTTCTGCCGTCAATGCAATATTTTGTGCCATTAATGACGCATCTACCGTTCCAACGAGTAATCCTTCTGCTGATTCAAAGCTTGTCGTCATATCTTGTGCTTGTTGTTCATTCACAAGGTCGTGTCTATTGTAATCTATGACAAATATTAATAAATACCCATTATCCAAGACATAGGGTTGCCCTGACACTTCTTTCAAAGCAGCTTTCTTTTCTGGATTTTCTACGCCAACCACAGATGTCGTTTGTAAATAACTTGATGTTGAAGCCATCTGCCCTGCTTCAATTAACTTTTTCACTGTTTCACGTGTTAATGGCTCAGGTTTAAACTTTCTCACTGAGTGATGTTGCTTTGCTAAATGATATACATAATC
This window contains:
- the thiO gene encoding glycine oxidase ThiO, whose protein sequence is MLQTVIIGGGVMGLSIARQLNAQGRHIHIIDRSTPRMNASYAAGGMLGAQNEFFEDTPLYRLAMASRAMMPDIAQQLLMETDIDIELQTYGLIKVATTAQHVPAVKKQFEFLSQQDHKIYELSRHQLRARFPHCNIDDCAAFKIHDDGQINANLYTQALLQSVSNLLHIDLHIQTEVLQIMEHASHYRVTTSKGDVYADELIIAAGAWSGALLQQLGMNLPTQPVKGDVKLIESSYSQLKETIFNMNGCYIVPKKPNRFLIGATSELDNWSTQNKAENLQWLDAESQSMIPDLCEHRVIKTWTGIRPITPDGVPIMGALRDNLYISTGHYRNGILLSPIVGQLMAQLVDGRTSAAQQLKPFSPIK
- the nfsA gene encoding oxygen-insensitive NADPH nitroreductase, which encodes MSDYVYHLAKQHHSVRKFKPEPLTRETVKKLIEAGQMASTSSYLQTTSVVGVENPEKKAALKEVSGQPYVLDNGYLLIFVIDYNRHDLVNEQQAQDMTTSFESAEGLLVGTVDASLMAQNIALTAEDMGYGIVYLGSLRNDVTRVREILDLPEYTFPIFGMAIGVPSEDENGTPKPRLPFEHVFHVDTYDNDRDMARQQLATYDETVSDYYAERTDGRRTETWSEQVANFMSSKQRLEMKDWLQEAGFNKK
- the xpt gene encoding xanthine phosphoribosyltransferase, coding for MDALKRKVIEDGVVIDESILKVDGFLNHQIDAGLMYEIGEVFHSQFGDQGVTKVLTIEASGIAPAIMVAHRFNVPCLFAKKAKPNTLNEGHYQTDVHSFTKNNTNRVIVSTEFLSDQDKVLIIDDFLANGEAALGLHRLAQQAGAETVGIGILVEKSFQPGRARLEEASLNVSSLCQVASLKGNKVTLLGDDND
- the pbuX gene encoding xanthine permease PbuX, translating into MKRFLLSLQHLLAMYAGAILVPIIVATSLDFTAEQTAYLVTVDIFMCGIATFLQVYKGIGIGLPVVLGCTFTAVAPMILIGQTKGIDVLYGSLFLSGLLVIIIAPFFASLVKLFPPVVTGSVVTIIGITLMPVAMNYLAGGQGAKDYGDPKHLLLGGATLIIILLLQRFAQGFLKSIAILLGLMIGTIFASFLGVIDAGQVASAHWFELPRPFRFTGFAFDFGATVVFFIVALISLIESTGVYHALSEITGKTLMRKDFRKGYMAEGIAITLGSIFNAFPYTAYSQNVGLVSLSGAKKNDVIYGMVILLIICGCIPKLGALANMIPLSVLGGAMLAMFGMVMAYGMRILNDINFKNQNNLIIIAVSVGLGAGITAVPEAFQGLGDQFSWLTQNGIVLGTISAIVLNLFFNGLNYQQNQENVK
- the guaB gene encoding IMP dehydrogenase produces the protein MWENKFVKEALTFDDVLLIPAESNVLPKEVDLSVSLSDKIKLNIPIVSAGMDTVTESKMAIAMARQGGLGVIHKNMSIEDQADEVQKVKRSENGVITDPFYLTPEESVYEAEALMGKYRISGVPIVDNKETRKLVGILTNRDLRFIEDFSIKISDVMTKEDLITAPVGTTLEEAEKILQSHRIEKLPLIKDGVLEGLITIKDIEKVHEYPYSAKDEHGRLLVAAAIGIAKDTAIRAKKLVEAGVDALVIDTAHGHSQGVIDQVKFIKETYPEITVIAGNVATASGTNALFEAGADVVKVGIGPGSICTTRVVAGVGVPQITAVYDCATEARKHGKAIIADGGIKFSGDIVKALAAGGHAVMLGSLLAGTKESPGEVEMFQGRQYKVYRGMGSLGAMASGSNDRYFQEDKTPKKYVPEGVEGRIDYKGPLQETIYQLIGGVKSGMGYTGSHNLQQLRDEAQFTKMSAAGLAESHPHDVQITKESPNYSF
- a CDS encoding L-cystine transporter translates to MSIFLIILNLLIFAGFLIGLWVMAKKHVKFPTRVFVALGLGILLGIIVQLLYGADSKITTQTTEWIGIIGNGYISLLKMIVIPLVFISIIAAFTKIDLGEKFAKMGGYIFMFLIGTVAISAIVGIAYAMLFGLDASTIDLGQAENARSSEITQTAKDLTATTLPAQILELLPANPFLDFTGARATSTIAVVIFAAFLGFAYLRVARKQPENGHVLKRGIDAVYSLIMAVVTFVLRLTPYGILAIMLNTLATSDFAAIWTLGKFVIASYAALLTMYIIHLLILLVLGVNPIQYVKKTTEVMMFAFTSRSSAGALPLNIQTQTNRLGVPQAIANFSGSFGLSIGQNGCAGIYPAMLAIMVAPVAGVDIDLQFIATLIIVVIISSFGVAGVGGGATFASILVLSALNLPVGLAGVLISVEPLIDMGRTALNVNDSMLAGTGTAKLTKQLDEDVFNDNQYDELTTNH
- a CDS encoding general stress protein, with translation MTHFKVVKTEDDAIQAVDALLRDGYKEHEITIISKDRLSTDRFNDSEVKQTPTAGTISDKFMRFFIGEDPEEAAFTRFKLPDNEKEQLKQAVLDGEIVILVKHFESGNHSEVTQTNSSYDTQDFKHHPSEHKGNIE
- a CDS encoding DNA-binding protein; translated protein: MLTKEFAQKSGLSEKQVRKIVQHLEERGYHLDKTEYRGREATDFKEEDVELFQEIAERVGQTNSYELAFEELEKEKDFLQVIVKEDTQQLPADQQLSNLFKELHNEINQMREERQILGQMVTQVHKQQEALTELHNKLETQLKSNSASMESLTEAQKQQTEQLSTTQKHLETQIEGQKALAHTIERNEKKGFLQRLFGG